In Fragaria vesca subsp. vesca linkage group LG1, FraVesHawaii_1.0, whole genome shotgun sequence, the sequence GACCTCTTCATGCAGCCTTGATGACACAGTTGGTATATCAAGTGGAGTTAATTTTGAGGACATATCAATGATACACCACAATAATAATACAAGCAGATGGATTCCTAAGTTCAAGTAAGATTTCTACCAGATTTTCAAATGCTGATGTAATTTTTCTTTGTCCAACTCTCCTGTTTTATATGATTCATCTTCATTTATTACATTTTCTGAGGATTATGTGACACTCTGAGCAGTGTTTTAATTACAATGAGCATGAAAAGGAGTCTCTTTCTGATAGCTATCAACACCTCCGCAAATGTGGTTTTGAATACGTACAGTACTGACTTTTGCTAGCGTGATAGATGGACTGTTCTCTGACATCTTTAACACTGCTACAGGGCAATTTGGGGATGGGATGATGCGCATGTCTTCGTTGGAAATAAGAACAGAGGAGTCGATGTTATCAGTCCCTTTCAAAGAACAAAAATCTTCACTTTAAACAGCCCATATGTGTCTGCAATTCCGTGTAGATTTGCTGCTCACCCTTATAATGTTGGGATGCTAGCAGGAGCTACAGGTGGAGGCCAAGTTTATGTATGGACATTGGGATAAGAAACTCAGCCTCTTTTTTTTTTTTTTTTTTGAAGGCAGAAACTCAGCATCTTTAAACAGACTACTTTTAACGTGTAAGTAGCGCAAGCATGGGATTCGCTTTGTACCTTTTAAGTTGTTCTTTACTGTTGGTTTTCGTAAGGATTTCCTTTGCTCAGTGTCCGTAGAATATGTATTTGAAAGAGGTTTTCTATGAATACTATGTGCAAGTTTTTAAAGCATATGGCATACCTTCGTAAAAGATAGCGGAAATACTAAAATGCAGGAGAGATCATGAAATTGAGAAGAATTGCATCTTTCAGCACCATCATGTTTCTTCATGCTCACAGCTGGTCGTAAGATTCCCCTGAAAACTCGGAAATACAACCCACACAAATGTCATGTGAATTTGAAAATCAATTTGGAAATGGATTCATAGACGAAGCATCAGAGAACATTTTCAGTATACGACGTGAATCTTCACATATATACATGGATGGTCAGGATTAGAATAAATAATATAGAAATATAGTAGTCAAATATATGAATTGTTATGAACGATGAAGATTGCGTCGTGTAAATACACGTCGTGCATATAAGAATTTTCAGACGCCAGAGTTTTTTTTGTTTTTGTTTTCCTAATTTTTTTTTTAACAGTGGGCCTCACCGCTCACTATGGCTCATGTCACGTGGATCGTCTATCCCTATCACGTCTCCGCCTTGGCCGGAGAAATTGTTTTTCTTTTTTACATTTTTTAAATAATGGGCCTCCTAACCCGTTAAGGCCCACCATATCTGGACCGCCAAGCCCATCCCCCTTTCCGCCTAGCCCGAAGGATATGTATCCAGATACGTGCTACGTAGAGTGTATAAGTCTAACCTTCTTCTAACAATCGGAGCCGCAGATCGTCCCAGCACTCGGCAGCGCGCCATAGGAGATTAAAGTTGTATCCATCTCCATCATCATCAAAGTTGTATCATCTCCTCTTTCACCAATTCGCTTTAGGAGATGGGCTCACATTCAAAGCTCGAAGTAGGAGATGGTGAGGATAAAATCAGTCAATTACCAGATGCACTTCTGTCTCACATCCTCTCCTTCTTGACAACCAAACAAGCTGTGAGGACTAGCATTCTCTCTACAAGGTGGAATAACATATGGGTTTCTGTTCCCTCTCTAGACTTGGTACACTACTACTGTAATGAAAGTAGGTCTCTGCATGCTGCATTTGTGTCGTTTGTTGATCGTGCGCTTCACTGTCGTGGATTATTAGACATTCAAAGATTTCATCTCCGTTATTACTGCTTCGCTGTGGATTTGTCTCGTATTGATGGTTGGATCCGCAATGTAATTTGTCGTAATGTTGTTGAACTTGACCTCTATGTCAGGGTATATGAGGACACGGTAGAAAAGATTGAGTTGCCTAAAACTATATTTCTGTGCAAAACACTGGTGGTATTGAAGCTGAATTTCAATTGTTTTATCTATGCTCCTCCTGAGTCGGGGAGTTTCCCTAATCTCAAGGTTCTCCATTCAGACTTGATTGCCCTGATAAGGACTTTATGGAAAAGCTTTTCACATTCTTCCCTTTACTTGAAGACTTGACTATAGATGGAGTATTGTCAAGTGATATAAGTGGTACTTTCAAGCTTGTGGTGCTGAACTAAAGAGGTTAACAATAGACTTTGCCTCTTATATGAGTCTTGAAGAACCTTATATGAGTTATGAGGACCCTTATGAGTACTACTTTTACTTCTCTATCAATGCCCCAAAGCTTGAATTCCTTAACCTCAAAGTGGATTTTTTGCCGAGCATTGTATTTGAAGATGCAAAGTCCCTGGTGAAGGCCGTTTTGAGTTTCTCACACCATGATGCCATTGAACACGAGCACTATGATGACCGTGCAACCACATTGCTGGCAGCAATTTCCAATGTTCAACATCTAACTCTTTCTGTTCATTCTTTGGCTGTAAGTATGCTTAACTTGTTCCTTTTCCACTATGTCTGATAGATAGAATTATATGAAGGAAAGAAAGGGTGGTTGAAAGAGGGGAAGATATGGTCTTATTCCATTTTATGTACTGAATATTGAGTACAGGTTTCTGCATATTTTGTTCCATCACGAAGACACATCTCTTGCACTCTGCTTTTTCATTCCTTCAACTCTTATATATGGTTCTTATGTTTTCTTTCTTTTTTACCAAGATAGTGTTTGTAACTGAAATTCTGTTTGGCAATTTCTGATATGAAATTATATGTGATGCATGGTGTTGAAGTGTTACTTGAATTTGTGTTTGATTTATATCGATCTTTCCTGTAGGCTTCTTTTATGCCTGCTTTTGATAATTTGATCCATTTGAAGCTGGTTATTAATAGCCATTTCTGGGAAGTGCTGCCAGAGCTACTCCATAGAACACCTAATCTAGAATGTCTTGTCTTGGCACATAAAAAAGTAAGATGTACTTTTCAATTATGCTGAGTTTTACCAACAGCAGGTCTCGTAATGTCCTCATATTCGTCAATTTTTTTAAATGATATTTCAGGACGTGTACTGTAACTCAGACTGTGAAGTAGACTCGGACTCGGACACAGAAAACTCTGAGAATGAAGAATACTGTGATCATCAGGAATACCGTGTGTTGTCACATCTCAAGACTATCGTCTTAAGGGGTTTCAGGGGATGCATGGGTGAGAAGGAAGTGGCAAAGTACTTATTGAAGATTATGAAGTTTTGTGCACTCTTTCGGAAGGGCTCCAAGACTTGCCGGATTCAATTTATCTAGATGCCGTTTGTAGCTTGTACATCAATTTTCATAGTTTATAAGGGGAGCGGGATGTATTCAATCCAGATTTTAAAATACTTTCACTAACTTTTAATATATGGATTTTGGTAACTTTATGGATTGTTTTAATTCTTTATAGAGTTTAACATATTTTATTGGATTGATTTATCAGTATTCTCTTAGATTTTATAAGTCCATAGACTGTTATAATTGCAACAATGAATGAAATAAAAAGACCAAAATACTAAAGGTACTTATGAATTGAAAACAAAATGGTTCTTATACAATGGCATATAGGCCTCTATTTAAAATAGTGAAAACGTGAAGCGAGGCTTCAAGTCGGAGTCTTAAGCCTTGAATGTCTTTAGGCAAAAAGGCGAAGTCTCTCATGCATTCTAAATATCTAATTATTAAATTATAGATATAAAATTGTTACAAATTATTAATACATTTTTAATGACAAACGCAAACAACATAAAATCATTCACCCATGAACTGAAACAGATGATG encodes:
- the LOC101304621 gene encoding F-box/LRR-repeat protein At4g14103-like translates to MGSHSKLEVGDGEDKISQLPDALLSHILSFLTTKQAVRTSILSTRWNNIWVSVPSLDLVHYYCNESRSLHAAFVSFVDRALHCRGLLDIQRFHLRYYCFAVDLSRIDGWIRNVICRNVVELDLYVRVYEDTVEKIELPKTIFLCKTLVVLKLNFNCFIYAPPESGSFPNLKRLTIDFASYMSLEEPYMSYEDPYEYYFYFSINAPKLEFLNLKVDFLPSIVFEDAKSLVKAVLSFSHHDAIEHEHYDDRATTLLAAISNVQHLTLSVHSLAASFMPAFDNLIHLKLVINSHFWEVLPELLHRTPNLECLVLAHKKDVYCNSDCEVDSDSDTENSENEEYCDHQEYRVLSHLKTIVLRGFRGCMGEKEVAKYLLKIMKFCALFRKGSKTCRIQFI